AGCTATTAAAccctttgtttcttctttatttgtaGAGAGAGCCAGACAAAAAACACTCATTGCAATGCTACTTGTTGTCATTGGTATAAGTTATAACGAGGTTTTGCTTCCAAATTTATGAGGAAAGCTTTCATCagcaaattgaaattgaagaagagtATAATGATTCATGTTCGGGATTCTATTCTAGAATCTAGATAGCACACAACGGGGGCTGTCCGAAAAGCTGAAGAACACACAAGCAGAATTATTCAACCGTTAAATAATTAGGACCAAATCCATGCAGTAGCTTCCTGTAGAATTTGATAAgagttgaaaagaaaactgcGGACTAACAGACTAGCTAACACTGTTACAATAATGACGATCATAAGCAAATATTCAGATAAtctttttttcgttttttgcTTCGACTAACAGTAACAGAGCTTGAAATTTTCCTCTTCTTAGAGCTTcaagttttctttcttcttagAGCTTGAAGTTTTCCTCTTGTTAGACTTCTTAGCAATAACAGGATCGCCATAAAGCAGGCTCCACGATTCTGTCTCTCCATATTCCTTCATAATTCAAACATCCCATCGAGACCAGAAATTAATACAAATACACAGATAGTCTCCCAAGATCTTTAAATCCGGCGTATAATGATCTCCAATGTCAAACCTATTCACTGGGATGGGAAACACCCGATATTTCTCACTCGCAAGGACTGGATAGCCATAACCACTGGAAGGACTGTCCTGGATCCTTTTCCATAAGTTGGCTTTTAGGCTATAAACACTAACTTGATGACTCACAACACAACAATGTCTTCCTCATTAGCCATCTTTACAATCTGCACTAGTTTATAGTTGAATTGACGGGTTCCACAAAGCAATACCCCCATCCGTATAGTTGTGTACGCAAACCAGACCATTGGCGCAGCCaactatatgcaatgagtatTTTGACGGCATCGGCCTCCCGATTTTCGTGGCTTTGATGGAGCGTTCATGATGCGCTTTGATGAAGTCTTGGTTGTGGATCAAAGCATACCAAGCTTTGGAAACACAAGTATAGATATTAGAATGACCAATATGCATACTTGAGCTTTTAAACccttgtttcttcttttgttcaagATATCACATCTTCTAGCTGGACAACAAACACTCATCGCTACTAATTGTCAATGTCATTGATATAATGACATTCCAAACCTATGATTTGATCGAAAGCTTTCATCAGTAAAAGAAAGCGCAGAACATTATTCTACCCTAGATACTACATATTCATGAAATGGCTGCTGTTCGAAAAGCTGAAGAATAATTAAGACCAAATCCATGCAGTTGCTTTATGTATGAAAATCTGTCATATCCAGATATGCTGGGTAAGCAAATTATATAGTCATCTTCATCATATATGTCTTGGTAGTTTAGAGCAACTCTTTCCCATCAGCAGCTCTAAGAGAGCCCAGTTGAACAGGTGCTTGGGTTCCCACTACTTTTGATGACCCATAACCTAACAAATTCATGCCTTGAGCCTTCTCTTTCGCTAACTGTTCCTTAATCCAAAAGTACGTAATTCTCAATCCATCCTATTAAAATCAGAGTAAAACACACATTAGTTCATTCAGTAGAAGTGAGATTCAgtcaagaaaacaaatcacTCCTGAAAAATTGTACCTTCAACTTCATGGTAGGGGCCCAGCCAAGCTTCTCCTTAATCAGAGTGTTGTCTGAGTTTCGTCCGCGAACACCCTCAGGGCCAGGGATATGATGGATGGGGAGCTTCTGGTTCTCAAAGCTTAGGACTATCTCAGCCATCTCATTCATGCTAACCATCTCATCACTTCCAATATTTACCGGCTCCCGGAAGTCAGACTTTGTCAATCTGAATGCATTTGAATGTCAAATCAGTATGCATCCATTATCCCTTTTCAAAATCCAACTTATTGATTTTCAAATGAAGCTTAAAAAGCAGTTATTTTTCCTATGATGGAGGGGATTGATAGAAGAATATTACAATTTCCACAGTAAACTAAACATTAAACCAATTGTTGTGCAATTAAAGCAACAGAATCTTGAGTGCCACAAAATTGTAGCAacaaatgttttcatttgaagGCAGTATTACCTTAGGACACCTTCTACACATTCATCAATGAAGGTGAAAGACCGCGTTTGTAGCCCATCTCCCCACATCTCAAACTTATCAGTGGAAGTGAGGGTTTTTCGACAAAAAGCAGCAGGGGCCTTCTCTCTACcacctgcaaaacagatcacGAACAATATGCAACAATGAATATGccaaaatacataaatatgCAGTGTGTATCAAGTCATAACAGAACTCACAACTGGAGGCTGACCTTTCCAAGTTCCAAAGGGTCCATAAATATTGTGGAACCGCCCGATCCGACACTCAATACCAAAATCCTTAGTATAGTGCTTGCATAATTCTTCAGTCATGAGCTTCTCCAAGCCATAAGCATCTTGAGGCTATTACACAAGCAAAGGAATTCAAAAATGACGAAAACacatttcataattaacataTTTGAATGCAAAGAACTCGGCAGAAACCTCCGCAGGCCAAGCATCAGACTCCTTCAAGCTCACATTACTAGTGTCCAACTGTTTAAATTCAGGGTAAATGCAAGCACTAGATGCATAAAAGAGCCTGCAACCATGATGAGAAATCGAGTTAGCAGATATTCaaacagcaaaaaaaaaaaaaaaaacagaagtttGAAATCATATGTGAtatcatgaagaaaaaaagacttCAAAAACAGAATAAACAGATAAAAGAACCATTTAAgttgttttgtaaaatttttaaaaaaaaaaacgaagtGGAAAATATTTATAGTGGTGACTAGTGTGGATCAATAGACCCTTAAACATTGCTGAAACCAAGTGGAATAAGTTAACTGAAATGTCTAAAAACAGATAACAAATCCAAGGCAAACAAACCTCTTAGCTCCATTGATCCTCGCTGCCTCGAGCATGTTAAAGCTGATCATTGTGTTGTTATACATAATGACGGAATGGTTGGACTGAATAAAACCCATACCTCCCATGTCAGCAGCAAGGTTGAACACATGGTCAACACCAGAAGTGACCTTCAAACAGTTATCCATCACCCTCAGATCAACAAGATGGAACTCATTACAAAACATGTCCTCTGTCATGTGTTCATTTTTCTTCCAGTCAGAAGCAATAATGTAGTGACCTTCACTCTTCAGTCGCCTGGCAATATGCGAAGCAATGAAACCACCAGCCCCCGTTATGGAAACCCGAAGCTTTTCGGAAGGCCAGTACTGTTCCCTCTCCAGGGTCTCATATGTGTATTCACCGTATTTACTTCCCCCAGTAGTTCCCATTCTGCAACAAtaaacatacccaaaaaaatgagaagagtttgtattgAAGACTTTTCAGCATCTATGATTAATTAAGCATTTTAACATCTAAACAAATCGAATAAGTGCCTTGCCAATGAAGTTTCTTATTGTTATAAGGGTGCCATCTAAAATTAATGCCGAGGTTGGTTTAAAGGAAGAAGAACAGATACTGCTGTAGGAATGCTATTTTCTGATACTGCATACATTTTCTCGGCAAACATAACAGGGTACACAAAAACTGTATGTTAATTGAAAAACATTCACATAACTCCATGCCACAGCATCACTTTAAAACTCTCACTGCGGaataataaacaaatgaatttaaataaacagcagaaaatcaaaattagtGAAACAGAGCATCCTCAACCCTCATGAAACAAGGAAATAAAGACAAcccaataaacaaaataaccTGAAAATCACAATACTTGCGTAAAGTAAAACATGCCCATAAGCAAAATTATCGAACTGGAGGCAGACGAGACGATGAAAGGAAAAGACagtaaaaaaatgaaagaaatcaAAGCAAAACCACCACGCCCAGAAATtattttcaaccaaaacaGTTGATTACGAACCTTGCAAGTTGAGAGATGTTGGAATAAGATGATTATATTGCAGTGTGAACGAGAGGTTGGAAGATTTCGAATAGAATTCCAGCAGGAATGGCCAGTGCTATAAATAGAAGTGAACAAAAGCAAAGCTCAAGCGTCCACTTTATAAAATTCTAATGTTATTTTCGTTTTCCATGTTTATCTAATCTATTGGGCTTCCTGTTTTGATGGAAAACAAATTAGTGAGGACCGACACACTTTATGCAGTTGttggactttatttttttcttttcttttttctttgaaagagTGTAAAATCTATATCTATGCTCCCTTCAAATTTGAGGTTATTATCAAAATGGGACTCGGGACttcaattttatcaatataaaactcaatatttataaatttgaccaaattaagCATTTCGTCAACTTATTTAatcttataattttttaatttggacAAGCGACTTTAGAAAAAAGAGATTTGAAGAGAGAATTTGGAGCGCAAGGAGATTAACCTAGTCACATTTTACGCACGCGGTATTTACATGCAGTTACgacaaatttttttgggataaTTGTCGAAATGTCACATGAACTTATACctcagtttcaatttgtcattttaaagaaaaaattcagAGAAATGTCacattaatttttcaaaatccatgatttgtcaTCTGAATTTAACACCATCTaattttccatccattttaAGGGTACTTTAGTCTttctattttcaaaaaaaaaaaagaaagagagaaaagagaccTCTCCCTCCCTTTCTCCCCTACCCGCCCCCAAAACACATCACACAAGAACACCCCACACCCCacaaccccccccccccccccccctccccccttctctctactctctctaaccatgtataaatttttttaaaaatgatttttctatttttaaaatacccttaaaaatggatggaaaattAGATGGTATTAAAGTTAGATgacaaatcatgaattttgaaaaattaaggtgacatttcttttaaatttttctttaaagtaacaaattgaaactaaggTATAAGTTTAGGTGACATGTCTACAAAAATCCAAACTTTTTTTAACGAACTTGATTGCCGGAAAGAAAACAACTTTTGAGACGACTAAACAAGAGATCTTATGGAAACATTACCTCAAGAAAGTAAGATCACAGGCACATATGGGTCCACAGTACAGACTGTACAGGCTCTtctcaataatttttttagaatcCTTCTGTGGAGACAAGCGCATGGGTAAACAAATATTCTTcgctttttttgttttgtttgtttgtttgtttttttttagttaCAAAAAAAGGTGGCAGGAATGTCGGCACAGGTTAAGGGAAAGCTCTCCTCAAGATGTTCGTTACACATGCGGAGAATCAAACTCAGAACCTCTTTGAGAAGTCCAATCACATTCGCCCAACATGTGTGGCCTAGCCCATTCAATTTTCCACTAAACCAAACCCCACTTgggttgtttgtttgtttcaatCAACTGTGGTGATGTGGTCGTTCCTTttcacattttattttatttaagcGATAATACTAACAGTGTTGTTCATGTTCTTTTGGTCTCTTTTTTTCATCCATCAATGTGATAACTTGTGTGCTTGTCTACTTCACACGTGGCCCAGATCAGTATTTTATTGGGTTCCAGGGTTTGGTTTAGTTTAGGGAATCAAACTCGTAAAGCCCATCAGCAGATAATGTCTCCATATCTCCACAAAGCCCATACCCAAAATGAGAGTCTATAATGAGAGGGACTTTGATAGTCATATCAATTGTAGAGCTATTGTTAGAATCCCTCAACATAACTTTCTCATTGTAAAACTaccaaaaaattggaagataCTAGTGAGGGTGGGTCTCGGATTAGAAATAATAACTTACACttttttctcaataaaatgaaatatgaTATTGTCATACAATACAAGTAATGACACCTTTGTGTTTCACTGGTGAAAATCCCCCAATCCTAAGTCCTTAAATAGTTTAGATCTTCACCACAAAACCTTTTAAGTGACATTGGCCATTTAAAATATTGGTGTCCCATTGATGAAAAAACCCTAATGATCAAAGTTGATTGCCAAAAGTCCTCAATGCTCCTTAAATAGTTTTGAGACATGCTATGTAAGTCATATGTGGCGTACAATTCTCATACGTCATATGCTACTAACGCtagcatttttatttttttttttaaaaaaaaaaaacttcttttCCAAAAGAGCCAATTTCACCCATGGATAAAATTAAAGGCAAAGCAactaaaaagagagaaaaaaaaaaaaaaaaaagtgttcaTTGAATAACCGTACGGAATTCCAtccccaaaacaaaaccccCTTATCCTCTCCTCCCCAAACTTTCTCTAACAACCACTTGGCGCCATTTCTTCAGAAGGACACTGAAAGAAAGACCGAAAGGAAGCTGAGCAAACGACCATGCTCCGCGCACCACCTGATTCCCTCTTTCCGCTTCGTCACATTCACAAACCCAACTCACTACTCAGAACACGGACGACTCGGTTCTGTTGCAAAGCAAGTCTGATCACAAACTCTGACTCGTTCGAGGTGGGTCGACTCATTGGGAGCTATGGCTTCATGAACATCACCAGGTATCCTTTTGTCAACGCTGCTTACCTTTCTGTTTGCtttataagaaaatgaaaggaaaaaaaaataagaagaaaagtttTCTGTATAGAGCTGCAGTTGTATGTCCTAATAAAGAGGGAAGCttttatgagatttttggGGTCATAATGTCCTATGAATTTGTCtctgttttggtttttctgaTTAAACAATTGGAACGAAGGTTAGGTTGTTGATTGGGCAGTTATCAGTATTGTTGTTAATTAGagttaaattttatttgatagTTGTTGAACTTGCTTTCtgtgtttggtttggtggCTGAGAAATTGGAGGAAAAAGAAGTGCTGTATGTTCTTATTAATTTAGATAATCACCGTCCGCTTGATTGATCTTTTGATAAGAAACCaaagggaaaagaagaaagttaaaaaagaaaatttctaCTTGGATTCATTGGTTCATACTTTATTAATacattattctttcttttatttgatcttattttatttatttattttttctccttttctctgCCTGAAACAGCTCTTCGGGGTCTCCATTGGGCCAAGATACTGAATACTCATCGGGTGATTTGGGGCGGTTGAGAGTTCAAGATGTAGGAGAAGGCAGTGTAAAGATCAGGTACATTCTAAAGGATATATGTATGGTATGCTTAAGCACACAATGATTGGTCCTATCAGTTTGAGGAAATTAGCTCAAAGGAAATCTATATTGTGAATAAGATATCTCTAAATTGTTATCCTTCTGATGCTAATAGTACTCATGGCAGTTCTTTTGCAGGCTATATGATGGGAGAGTCTCTCAGGGTCCGCTGAAAGGGACTCCTGTTGTTTTTAAGGTAATATTGTTATCAATGCCATCCTCTTTACTTTGATTCACTTTTATAGGCTCATAATTTCTGTTCAACAGTAACATTTTTAAGCATGAAGGTTTATCCTGGACAACGAGCTGGTGGGAATGAGGCGGATATGATGGCTGCTAATGAGCTAAATGCTCACCTATTCCTTCAAGTAATACAAGATGTTACTTAAATTACCCTATAAATGATTGCATATGCATGCATCGTTTCCCAATTACTTACAATCAATATCAATACCAAAAACGTTTCCTTTTCctgttttttagttttgtccttttgttttaatttttttgttcagAACAGTTCAAATGGCATCTGTCAGAATCTTGCAATACTTGTAGGTGGGTTTGAAACGAAAACTGGAGAGCAGGTTTGTTATATGAAATTATTTCTCAAGACTTTGCTTATACAAAGTGTTTATTAATTCTTTTGGTAGCGacaatgaatgaatgaagaaatttatCATGTGCAGTGGCTTGCTTTTCGTAATCATGGCAAATCCAGTGCCGCAGATTATGCTAAAGTTATGAGTGAAAAAGTGTCAAGAAACCGTGCAGCGGGAGTTTGGAATAAATTTGAGCAAGAGGAAACAATCAAACGCAGAAGATATTTTGTTACCAAGCTGCTTCAGGGCATTATGAGAGGCCTGGCTTACATGCATGATCATGACAGGTTGCACCAGAGTCTTGGACCAGCTTCTGTTATTCTGAAGTATGTTGCTTAGAGATATCCAATTTTGTTCAAGACAGTGCTTCATCTAAATAATTAGtttatgaattttctctctgctATAATCtgctcaaaattttcaactgcTGGCAGCACAATTACAGAGAGAGATGCTGCTTACTTGGTCCCACGACTTCGGGATCTAGCCTTTTCTGTTGACATTGGGTATGCTAACTGTCATATAATATATTTgcttttgtaatattttttgtaTGTGTAATCTATGCGTAATCAAAATTTTGGTGCTTTGGCCAAAATTTCAATCCTTGGCAAAGTGAttctttgaatattttaattgttGAGGTCCTGTCTTTTAATCTACCAATGGACTAAGGAGGAGGTAACAAAGGAGCATGCAGAAGGAAATGTTGTTGTTGAGTCTCTTCAATTtatcaaaaggaaaatagtAATTTTTAAAggttaattaataatatttttaaagtaaggATATAAACGTGGagtcattttttttaactcaACACTCCAATGAGTTTGTAtaatctaatttatttgtgaaTCAAAATGCCATTACTTATTTATGATTCACTGCAGTTTACATATACAATTAtctatttattaaagaaaggCATATGAGGATTTATTGAATAACAGCGGGTCATCTGTACCTTAACAGTTGCATTATCCAAACACATTGTTTTCTAGGTATTCAAATCTAGAAGGGGATCCTGGATTACTATCGGAGGGACTTTGGAGACGAGCATCTACTGCCGGTGCCTTCACTCCTATGGAAAAAAGAGCCTTTGGAATATCAGATGACATGTAATTTGTTGCACTTTGGCTTCATTTCATAAGTTTGAATCCACCTCATATTCATTACGCTATCTTTTTATGATCTCCATGCAGATATGAAGCAGGTCTTCTCTTGGCATACTTAGCATTTGTTCCATTCTGTGAAGCAGGCATAATGGACGGACTTTCCTTGCAAGTAAGCTATAACGTTACCataccttttcttttgattttagttgatagtttcctttttctcttatgAGTGATTGTTGTGGGAAAACGCAAAGTGGATATTGCTATGTTTGTGGTGGGTTGTAGATAGACAAAGTTAATAGTTGGTAGAACAACccgagaaaaaaagaagaagtgaaGGGATTGGTGTAATGCAGAGACATTACAGAGAGAAATAAGGAGGAGAAAGTATAGATGGAGATATCAAGGCAGCAAGCTCTTCAACATCCTCCATTCTTTTCCAAATTGATATAGGACAACACAAGGTGGGTGCTACTTAGATTATGATGTACTGTAGGTGGTACAAATTTTTCTAATAGAGATAAGAAGAAAAACTGCTAGGAATGCAGAAAAATTAGAGataaaaaatacagaaaagtAGAGGAGAAATTATTGACGAAGATACTAAGGCAGCAAGCCTTCGAACAAATACTTAAATCTGAAAAGAATCCACAAAATGCTAAATGACATTAAAGAGTTGAAGACTTGGAAAACTTACAGGACCCAGTTTTCTAAACCCCAAATAGGTTGACTCTTAAAACTATTGACATTGATTCTTAGGTTAACTGTTTGACTAACTCTTGAGTAACAATagaaataaatgaaataaatggTCCAACTCCTTTGATTACCATTAACAGTTCTCTTTGGGGAAAAAAGCTTCTAGTCACAAACTTGGGAGAATTAGTTTAGTATTGAGATTCCAAAcataatatttcttttctaaCCCTGTTGTTGCTACTACATTAGTTATAGTGATATTCACAAACAGGATATTTCGTTTCTAATCCTGTTGTTGCTACTACATCAGTTATAGTGATATTCACAAACAGGATATTTCGTTTCTAACCCTGTTGTTGCTACTACATCAGTTATAGTGACATTTGCTAACAGGATATTTCGTTTCTAACCCTGTTGTTGCTACTACATCAGATATAGTGATATTTGCAAGTCTTTTAGTCATAATTGTTTATGTTGTGAATTTGCAGAGGCTTTTGGAGAGCACGTTCCAACTTGATCTTGGAGCAACTAGAGAGTAAGATATCATTGATATCATAAAGTGCTCATAATGATTATTAGTTTGTCTATATAATAGTAATAAACacttaaaaattttgtttaaagaacTTCCTTTAGCTCTTGTAGGGGCTTCATACCTCACTATCTTTGTTTCTGTAGTTTAGGGCTTTGTTTCATGGAATTTAGTTACTGAAATTACACATATGTGGTCCGGCCTCACTGGCGGTAGACAGACTACACTAGGATGAAGCATAATTTATCCATTGTGACCTGAACTTCACTAAGACAATATATGAGTCACATCAATTATGAGTTTAAATTCCCATCTACGGCTCCTTTTTTAGAGTTGAATATTTTTAGTGTGATCTCAGTTGTTCTACAGTCTGATCTGATGGAGCTACCATTTTCTGTATGTCCAAAGGAGTCTTGTTTTACTAATCTGCTTTGTTGCTGGAATAATAGTTATGTTTAGGGAGATTTGCTGCACTACAATATAAAAGATGAACAATGCAGGGGTTAAAATGTATCAATGGACTGGTAAAGACCTTTTAAACATTAATTATCTTTGATtctttgtctttatttttcattgagTCTATgtagaataagaaaaaagtgTGCTCGTGTTACATTTGTATTAtactttttgaattttttcttacttttaaAGTTAAGATCTTCTTTGCAGGTTTTGGGATGTTTCTGCCTCAGGTGCTTATTTTCTTCCCTTTGACTCCTTTTGGCAGGTACTGTTTAGCAGATGACCGGCTATTAGATGCTGTGAAGTTCCTGGATCTTGGAGATGGTGCTGGTTGGGAGTTACTCCAGGTTgggttgtatttttttcttttttcacaaCTATATTTACTAATCTCATCATCATTTCAGCATATGATGAGCTAATATAGTCGAAGTTAGCATAAATAGATGTTCTTTTTCGGCACTCACTTTAAACACTTAGGgtccgtttgataaccatttcaaatttagtttttagtttttatttttgtgttagaatatagaggaaaaagaggttgaatggaagtgagaatgagagtggagATGAGATTGAGATAGAAGATGAGAGAGGAGGATGGTAGGgatgagtaacaaaagtgaaaacaaaaactgaaaactgaaatctatttcaaattgttttcacttttgctACTCCCCCCTCCCATCCTcccctctcatcctctctctcaatctcatcctcaccccaattctcactctcattttcctctatactgtagcacaaaaaatgaaaactaaaaactaaaattgaaatggttatcaaacgggcccTTAGTATATTTAGGGTCCTTTTACATATGAAATATGGTATCTTAGCATATCCTAAACAGTCCGAATTACCATGTCGAAGAAAAGGTTACTGTTGTCCAGTCTCATTTTGGTGAGTAGAAGAAGATAGCTCTTTTTAGGCATTGAATTGGTTATAGTGTTTGAGTAAGATGCATCTTCCAATTGGAAGAAGCAGGATGGGCTAAGCATACAGAAGCTTCTTTAATAATTCAACGGAATGTAAAATTCCAATTGTCACttccattttgttttattaaaacAATGTTATTTCCCTCGGTTGTAGGCAATGCTGAATCCTGACTTCCGAAAACGGCCAATTGCACAGGCTGTACTCAATCATCGCTTCATGACCGTAGGCATTCTTTGAGATTTTGGATAAAAGGATTTGATTTGTAATGTATATTGAAAGGTAAAGGTACATGGATAATTAGATGAAGGCTTAATTATTGATATGGCTTTACCAAAAATCTCAATTTACCCGTTGTACTTGCAATTGGCTCACTTTACTCCCCGTGCTTTATGCTTGTGTCCTCCGTTCCCCAATTCCGTCTAGTTCCTC
The window above is part of the Prunus dulcis chromosome 1, ALMONDv2, whole genome shotgun sequence genome. Proteins encoded here:
- the LOC117613820 gene encoding uncharacterized protein LOC117613820; this translates as MLRAPPDSLFPLRHIHKPNSLLRTRTTRFCCKASLITNSDSFEVGRLIGSYGFMNITSSSGSPLGQDTEYSSGDLGRLRVQDVGEGSVKIRLYDGRVSQGPLKGTPVVFKVYPGQRAGGNEADMMAANELNAHLFLQNSSNGICQNLAILVGGFETKTGEQWLAFRNHGKSSAADYAKVMSEKVSRNRAAGVWNKFEQEETIKRRRYFVTKLLQGIMRGLAYMHDHDRLHQSLGPASVILNTITERDAAYLVPRLRDLAFSVDIGYSNLEGDPGLLSEGLWRRASTAGAFTPMEKRAFGISDDIYEAGLLLAYLAFVPFCEAGIMDGLSLQRLLESTFQLDLGATREYCLADDRLLDAVKFLDLGDGAGWELLQAMLNPDFRKRPIAQAVLNHRFMTVGIL
- the LOC117613821 gene encoding GDP-mannose 3,5-epimerase 2-like; translation: MGTTGGSKYGEYTYETLEREQYWPSEKLRVSITGAGGFIASHIARRLKSEGHYIIASDWKKNEHMTEDMFCNEFHLVDLRVMDNCLKVTSGVDHVFNLAADMGGMGFIQSNHSVIMYNNTMISFNMLEAARINGAKRLFYASSACIYPEFKQLDTSNVSLKESDAWPAEPQDAYGLEKLMTEELCKHYTKDFGIECRIGRFHNIYGPFGTWKGGREKAPAAFCRKTLTSTDKFEMWGDGLQTRSFTFIDECVEGVLRLTKSDFREPVNIGSDEMVSMNEMAEIVLSFENQKLPIHHIPGPEGVRGRNSDNTLIKEKLGWAPTMKLKDGLRITYFWIKEQLAKEKAQGMNLLGYGSSKVVGTQAPVQLGSLRAADGKELL